The stretch of DNA GCTTGGACAGCGGCGAGTGCTGCGAGCGGGTGAAGAACGCCGCTCGCCGTGTGGGCGATTGCGCGTCGGGCCGGCCTCCTCACAGTGCACCTCGCACCGGGGAGTCCGGAGCGACAACTGAGGAGGACATGACGTGAACAGCACCAGGAATGACGCTTCGGCAGTCGGCGACCGGCCGGCGCCGGAGTTGGCGGACGCGATTGCGCTGATTGCCCAGCAGGGCGCGGCGCTGGTCCAGATGCAGCAGGCTCTGCAGTTGCTCGCTGAGCGCCGGGACGACGCGCCACGGAGCGCCCGTGGTGCCGGGGACCGGATCACCGTGGCGCAGCTCGTCGTGAAGGCGAAGGCGTCGATGACGACAAACACCTTCCGCACGTACGCCGGCTACATGACCTTCCTCGCCGCGGGTGACCCGTCGTTGACGGACGTGGACGGGCACCAGTGGGCCGGCATCGGCACGATGTGGGCCGACGAGGTGCTGCCGAGCCACCTTGAACAGGCGCTTCTGTTCGTCGACCAGCGGGCCGCCCGGCGTGCCGAGGTGAGGGCGGAGCAGCGGGAGGCCGCGGAGCGGACGGTACGACGCACCGACGGTAAGGGCGCCCGCTACAACGCCATCGGCGCGTGGCGCAGGCTCTTCGAGGAGGGGATCCGCGACCGGCACCTCGCGGAAGGACACAACCCGGCGGCGAAGTTGAAGAAGCCGAAGCGTTCGAAGGGTGGCCGGCGGATGGCTCTGGAGGACAAGCATTTCGTGCAGATGCGCGAGCTGCTCTCCTCAACCGGGGACGACCCGGAGCTGGACGAGATGATCGTGCGCTTCCTCGTGGTGACCGGTGCACGTCAGGAGGGCCTGCTGAAGCTGCGCCTGGAGGACATTGACGAGTCGGAGTGCACGGTTCGCCTGCGCGAGAAGTTCGACACCGACATCGACCAGCCCGTGCCGGACTGGTTCATCAGCATGCTGCTCGCGTTCGCGCACCGGCGCGGTGTCGTCGCGCGCGGGGACCGTGTGTTCTGTAAGCGGCTGGGCGCGGGCCAGTTCAGGCCAATCACCAGGCGGCGGTTCAACTACGTCTTCTGCGACCGGCTCCAGGCCTCCTACGACTGGGCCGACGACATGCAGGTCACGGCCCACACGCTGCGCCATCACGCGACGACGAAGGTTGAGCGCCTGGCGGGCAGTGCGGTGGCGACGGCG from Vicinamibacterales bacterium encodes:
- a CDS encoding site-specific integrase, translating into MNSTRNDASAVGDRPAPELADAIALIAQQGAALVQMQQALQLLAERRDDAPRSARGAGDRITVAQLVVKAKASMTTNTFRTYAGYMTFLAAGDPSLTDVDGHQWAGIGTMWADEVLPSHLEQALLFVDQRAARRAEVRAEQREAAERTVRRTDGKGARYNAIGAWRRLFEEGIRDRHLAEGHNPAAKLKKPKRSKGGRRMALEDKHFVQMRELLSSTGDDPELDEMIVRFLVVTGARQEGLLKLRLEDIDESECTVRLREKFDTDIDQPVPDWFISMLLAFAHRRGVVARGDRVFCKRLGAGQFRPITRRRFNYVFCDRLQASYDWADDMQVTAHTLRHHATTKVERLAGSAVATAFARHALVETNNIYTEASRREVAQAVVDLHGGDHPWLHRQPRPRR